The following coding sequences lie in one Streptomyces xiamenensis genomic window:
- a CDS encoding metal-dependent transcriptional regulator: protein MSGLIDTTEMYLRTILELEEENVVPMRARIAERLEQSGPTVSQTVARMERDGLLSVASDRHLELTEEGRLLAERVMRKHRIAECLLVDVIGLEWEQVHAEACRWEHVMSDAVERRVLELLNHPTESPYGNPIPGLAELGEKVSEPDAFLGRGLVALTDMETSGGKTVIVRRIGEPIQTDTSVMHTLRRAGVQPGASVSVTPGAGGGVQVGSGGEAAELSADVAMHVFVAPAGRV from the coding sequence ATGTCCGGACTCATCGACACCACTGAGATGTACCTCCGCACCATTCTGGAGCTTGAGGAAGAGAACGTGGTCCCGATGCGTGCCCGTATCGCCGAGCGACTGGAGCAGAGCGGCCCGACCGTCAGCCAGACCGTGGCCCGGATGGAACGGGACGGCCTGCTGTCGGTGGCCAGCGACCGGCACCTGGAGCTCACCGAGGAGGGGCGCCTGCTCGCCGAGCGGGTCATGCGCAAGCACCGCATCGCCGAGTGTCTCCTGGTCGACGTGATCGGCCTGGAGTGGGAGCAGGTGCACGCGGAGGCGTGCCGCTGGGAGCACGTGATGAGCGACGCGGTCGAGCGCCGCGTGCTGGAGCTGCTCAACCACCCGACGGAGTCGCCGTACGGCAACCCGATCCCGGGCCTGGCCGAGCTGGGCGAGAAGGTGAGCGAGCCGGACGCGTTCCTCGGGCGTGGTCTGGTCGCGCTGACCGACATGGAGACCAGCGGCGGCAAGACGGTGATCGTCCGCCGGATCGGGGAGCCGATCCAGACGGACACCTCCGTCATGCACACACTGCGCCGGGCCGGGGTGCAGCCGGGGGCGTCGGTCAGCGTCACCCCGGGGGCGGGCGGCGGCGTCCAGGTCGGCAGTGGTGGCGAGGCCGCCGAGCTGTCGGCGGACGTGGCCATGCATGTGTTCGTCGCTCCGGCCGGACGGGTCTGA